From the Paenibacillus sp. MMS20-IR301 genome, the window GTAAAGATCCCGCCGGGGACGCCTCCTTCCAGGAGACTTCAACCTATAAGGAAATCCCTGCTGTCAAGAATGGCCATGTCTATGAAATAGATGCTACCACCTTCTATTTCAATGATGCCCTCTCACTTGATTATCAGCTTGATTTCATCAGCAAATCCCTGCTGGGAAATTAATCATTCAGCATATGAAGCCAGAGCCCCACTTTGTGGGGTTTATTTTTCGATATTACAATGTATACAGTCTCGTGCAAACTGCTAATAGAAACGGATGATCGAAATGAAAACACAAGCCCGGCGCAAGCCCCTAAATTATTCTTATACGCTTAAGCTGCTTATCAGTATGATTATATTTGTGGCCATGTTTGCAGTGGCGATCAGACTCGGCGCGAAAAATGTCTCCCTCTCCGATATTTGGAGCGCGGTATTCCAGCCGGAGCAGGCCGGCGGGGATATTTCCATCATCCGCGAGCTCCGGTTGCCCCGCGAGGTTGGCGCTGTTCTCGTAGGAGCCGCCCTGGCTGTGGCCGGGGCGATTATGCAGGGACTGACCCGTAATCCGCTCGCAGACCCCGGACTGCTCGGCCTTACTGCGGGGGCCAATGCGGCGCTGGCGGTCAGCTTTGCTTTTATACCTGCGATCGGCTATTTCGGCATCATGCTCGCCTGCTTCATCGGCGCGGCCTGCGGGGTTATGCTGGTGTTCGGCATTGCCGCTCTGCGCAGGCAGAACCTGTCCCCCTTGCGGATGGTACTGGCCGGTTCGGCCGTGTCCGCCCTGCTGACCGCTGTGGCTGAAGGAATCAGCCTGCAGTTCAAGATCTCCAAGAATGTATCCATGTGGACATCCGGCGGACTGGTCGGGACCACCTGGGGGCAAATCCAGTTTATCACTCCTGTAATTGCAATAAGCCTTATATTCGCGTTTGGTTTATCGCGCCAGCTGACCATTCTCAGCCTCAACGAAGGCACTGCGGTGGGTCTAGGGCTTAAGACAACCCAGATCAAGCTCATCCTTTATGTATTAATTACTCTGCTGGCCGGAGCCTCAGTTGCCCTTGTGGGCAATGTGGCATTCATCGGTCTGATGATTCCCCATCTTGTACGGCTGTTTGCCGGAACCGATTACCGGGCTATTCTGCCGTTAGCAGCAGTTACCGGTGCAACCTTTATGTTATTCGCCGATACGTTCGGCCGGATGATCAATGTTCCGTTTGAAACCCCGGTCGTCGCTATTGTAGCTATGCTGGGCTTGCCTTTCTTCCTGTTTATTGTCCGTAAAGGAGTGCGGTCCTTCTCATGAAAACTTCCCGCAAGTATACAAAACAACCGTTGATCCTCCTGCTCCTTATGCTGCTTATTCTGGCAACTATTATTATCGGGATCGGCATCGGTTCTTCCCCTGTCTCCTACAGCAGGCTGCTTCCGACCATCCTCGGCCATGGACAATTTGAAGACAATTTCGTGCTCTTCTCCATCCGCCTCCCGCGGATTCTGATTACTCTGCTTGCGGGAATGGCCCTGGCCTTATCCGGTGCTATCCTGCAGGGGATAACCCGCAATGAGCTGGCTGATCCGGGAATCATCGGCCTGAATGCCGGTGCCGGGGTCGGAGTTACCGTATTCTTCATCTTTGCACCGATTGACACTGGCTCCTTCGTCTATATGATACCGCTGATGGCCTTTGCGGGAGCCTTGATTACAGCACTGCTAATCTATGTATTCTCATATACCCGGAGTGACGGGGTGCAGCCGGTCAGGCTGGTTATTACCGGTGTCGGCTTCTCCATGGCTCTCTCCGGCGTTATGATTGTGCTGATCTCCTCTGTCGACCGGACCAAGGTGGATTTCATCGCCAAATGGCTGGCCGGAACCGTATGGGGAACCGATTGGCCCTTCGTGCTGGCACTGCTGCCCTGGCTGATTCTCTTGATCCCTTATGCGTTATATAAGTCCCGGGCGCTGAACCTGCTCGCCTTGAATGAGCCTACTGCTGTAGGTGCGGGAGTCGCCGTATCCCGAGACCGGATTCTGCTTATGCTGGCCGCAGTTGCCCTGGCCGCTTCAGCCGTGTCCATGA encodes:
- a CDS encoding iron ABC transporter permease; translation: MKTQARRKPLNYSYTLKLLISMIIFVAMFAVAIRLGAKNVSLSDIWSAVFQPEQAGGDISIIRELRLPREVGAVLVGAALAVAGAIMQGLTRNPLADPGLLGLTAGANAALAVSFAFIPAIGYFGIMLACFIGAACGVMLVFGIAALRRQNLSPLRMVLAGSAVSALLTAVAEGISLQFKISKNVSMWTSGGLVGTTWGQIQFITPVIAISLIFAFGLSRQLTILSLNEGTAVGLGLKTTQIKLILYVLITLLAGASVALVGNVAFIGLMIPHLVRLFAGTDYRAILPLAAVTGATFMLFADTFGRMINVPFETPVVAIVAMLGLPFFLFIVRKGVRSFS
- a CDS encoding iron ABC transporter permease, with amino-acid sequence MKTSRKYTKQPLILLLLMLLILATIIIGIGIGSSPVSYSRLLPTILGHGQFEDNFVLFSIRLPRILITLLAGMALALSGAILQGITRNELADPGIIGLNAGAGVGVTVFFIFAPIDTGSFVYMIPLMAFAGALITALLIYVFSYTRSDGVQPVRLVITGVGFSMALSGVMIVLISSVDRTKVDFIAKWLAGTVWGTDWPFVLALLPWLILLIPYALYKSRALNLLALNEPTAVGAGVAVSRDRILLMLAAVALAASAVSMTGGIAFIGLMAPHIARSLVGPRHQQFVPVSILIGGWLLLLADTIGRNLSQPAGIAAGIMVAFIGAPYFLYLLLKKEG